The DNA window AGAATCTGATCGCCATCAACAAAAACTTTCAAAGCCACCCTTTTGTCACGTTAGAACGACCTCCTCAGACCCTTTTTACAAAAGATTCCACACAGATTTATCTTTTTATGGAAAAGAAAAAAACCAATACTTTTGATGGAGTTATTGGTTTTGGAAATGATAAGACAGACAAATTTACTTTAAACGGAACATTGAATGTAAGTTTCAGGAATATGTTCAATGGTTTTGAGGCGATCAATTTATATTGGCAGCGAAATCCTGATAAAGGACAAACCTTTGATCTACAGACCGACGTCCCTTATCTTTTTAAATCAAATGTGGGTTTAAACATGAAAGTGAATATCTTCAGACAAGATTCTACATTCGCTAATGTAAAACTACTTCCTGCACTTTATTACCATATTAATAACCGATATAAAGTAGGTCTGAGAGGAACTTTTGAAACGTCAAGTATTATCGATACTTTATATGTTCAGGGTAAAGATTACAACAAAAAAGGGATTGGAGTCTGGCTTGATATGACAGAACCTACTGATATTGACCTTTTTCTTTATAAAACAAAAATAAATGCCGGGTATGACTTTCTTACCACTACATATACGAAAGATAACATCAAGGCCAATCAAAACCAGTTCTATTTCTTTGGAGAGCATAATTACCATATTTCAGGCAACCACTTCCTCAATATAAAGGCAGAAGGAGCCATGATGGATTCGAAGATTGAATTTTCTGCCAATGAATTATATCGTTTTGGAGGCTGGAACTCAATGCGGGGATTTAATGAAAAATCCCTCGCCGCCGACTTTTATTATTACGCTGGTTTAGAATACCGATATCTGATAGGAAATCAGGCATTTTT is part of the Chryseobacterium paludis genome and encodes:
- a CDS encoding BamA/TamA family outer membrane protein produces the protein MLFCVLVQAQKKMYWLTDVQTKQTKKVKDSASAAKFLDSLAQSNYFFTQLKDVKIKGDSTEIFYDKGKNFNETYVNLSDSIVGKLKIKKEFFTKNLDSTKKNINKRYIDDGYSFSRIKSKYKGQKDGYPIVELEINKNDKRTINGFVVKGYERVPKRFIKNLEKDFKGKTYDDKNLIAINKNFQSHPFVTLERPPQTLFTKDSTQIYLFMEKKKTNTFDGVIGFGNDKTDKFTLNGTLNVSFRNMFNGFEAINLYWQRNPDKGQTFDLQTDVPYLFKSNVGLNMKVNIFRQDSTFANVKLLPALYYHINNRYKVGLRGTFETSSIIDTLYVQGKDYNKKGIGVWLDMTEPTDIDLFLYKTKINAGYDFLTTTYTKDNIKANQNQFYFFGEHNYHISGNHFLNIKAEGAMMDSKIEFSANELYRFGGWNSMRGFNEKSLAADFYYYAGLEYRYLIGNQAFFDFFGQYGQLNNKSLSVKPKLYSVGLGFNFFIPIGLMSFQISNGNEFGNPFKFNDIKIHWGILSRF